The genome window CATTTTGATCATCTGACATAGTTCAAAGCCGCTCATACCGGGCATCACTACGTCGGCGATGATCAGGTTGGGGGCGCTGTGGTTGATCGCCTCGAGGCCTTTTTCGGCAGATTCGCTGGTCGTGACAATCAGTCCACGGGACGCCAACAGCTTCTCGAGCACCTTTCGTACGCTGGTGCTGTCATCAACAACTAGGACTTTGGCTCCTTGCATAAGCACCCTAATGGTAGGGCCATCACAGGCTTTACCCAGTGATGTGTGACCATTACGGGTACAACATATTTTGCCGCTCAAACTGACTTTTGCCGCCAGCATTGACGGCAAAAAGCTAGTCCTGTGCCTTTTTTGAATTTCGTAGAGACTACCAGATTCTTTTCGAGAACCACTCTAGATCTAATTGATTCGCTGCTGGCGGTGATCCATTTCAACGGCAAGGGAGAGCAGCAGTTGATCGGTGCTTTTGCGTATGGTAACGGGTTCCAAAAAGAAGTCGGCTTCGGTTAGGGGCTCGAAGCGAAAGTGACCGGTAGGATGATTTTCGACCTGGAGCAGTAGGTGCAGTACGGCATCCTCGCCACTTTTTCCTGCGTACTCGGCGTGGATGAGCTGTCCTTTGCTAAACAGCCAACTGGCACTATCACCCTGAAGCTCGACCCGAAGCCGTCCGGTTTTGGCGGACTTGGCCAGCCACTGGGCTAGCTCGAACAGGCTCATATCGCCTAACTGCCCTTGTATGCCTTGATGCGCTACGGGATTGGTGGGCTCACTGATATAAGTTTTGCGGGTGAGCTCGAGGATCAGTTTATATGCACTCCGAACCACCTCCGCAGCCGGGGTATCTGGGGGCAAGACCAGGTCGAGGTCGCCAACCTGGGTCGGGGTGGTATCGCTGAGTAGAACAAAAGGAACTAAAGCAAGCTGGGGGTCGGAACGCACCATATCGAAGAATTCCGCCCCTGTTAGGTCGCTTAGTGAGGCCGTGCTAACGATCACATCGGGGCGGTGGCGCTCCAACAGGGTCATGGCGTAAAGAGCACTATCCTCGACCTGGGCATCAAACCCCGACAGCGTAAAGCTGTCTTTGAGCGCGATGCCACGCTTGGGTTGACCGGTCAGGATCAGGGCTTTCATCGAAAAAACTCCTTTTTCAAGGGAGTCTCACAGCAAGCAAGTGGATTTGGGAGGAACCTGAAACGCATATAGCTAGATCTCTCGCAAGAACTGTTCCAATTCTACCTCGTCGGCAGGCTTGGTCAGGTAGGCATTTGCACCAAGTTCGATGGCGAGGTCGCGGTGCTT of Meiothermus sp. contains these proteins:
- a CDS encoding DUF4388 domain-containing protein; this encodes MKALILTGQPKRGIALKDSFTLSGFDAQVEDSALYAMTLLERHRPDVIVSTASLSDLTGAEFFDMVRSDPQLALVPFVLLSDTTPTQVGDLDLVLPPDTPAAEVVRSAYKLILELTRKTYISEPTNPVAHQGIQGQLGDMSLFELAQWLAKSAKTGRLRVELQGDSASWLFSKGQLIHAEYAGKSGEDAVLHLLLQVENHPTGHFRFEPLTEADFFLEPVTIRKSTDQLLLSLAVEMDHRQQRIN